The region GTGATAGCAAAGAAATTCTGGAACATAGTACGAGTGGCATTTTTAATGCTGAGAAAAAGCATATCAAAGAGGAAACAACTAATGCTTGATCTCAACTTAATAATGAAGCGTGGCAAAATTGCTAGCAAAGCTGCTATACAAAATCTCATGTTCCACCACATGACACACCAATGGTCTTCGACTAATCGCCGGGATAAGAATTTACCATTCTCTCCTCCACACAACAACCAGTACGAATTCAGCTGCAGTGACACCCCGAATAATTACCAACTCCCTTCTTTCAACTTCAACAAACGtaacaaaaataacaaccaCTTTTTCGTGggaaatcatgaagatgatgttgttgtggtgaATGCTGCTGTGATGAAAGCGCTAGAGATGATTCAGAGTGAAACCACGTCACCTAACCCTAATTATTTGCCCGGGTTTGGAAGGACACCTATGGTGAGGCAACTTAGGGTTACTGATTCACCATTTCCTATAAATGTGGAGCAAGATAGCCGTGTTGATGAGGCAGCTGAGGCATTTATTTCTAAGTTTTACAGAAATCTGAGGTGGCAAGCGTCACCGTGTGCTTAATAATAAACTAGTTTTTGAATACGCGTGTTTTGGGTAATTTCATGCATGCAAATATGGGAAGCTTAATTATAAGTGTATGAAGATTGGGAGCTGTGAATAGTGTATGTGCTTTGTtagcatgtacatatatatgatttccGTTCTCTCttcaagactttttttttttttgggggtattATGGAAATCTACAGCAAAAGAAAATAACatgattagtatttgaatgaaATGTAATTCTCTGCTCTTGATTACTTCTTATGCTGTAATGTTTTCTTATGTCCTACAATTTTGAAGCAATAAATTTCCTTTTGcacttttttcctttattcGTTTCTTGAGACCTGCTTAATTCATATTTCTTGGAAATAGGAAaagagaaaaggtcatagaagactttttttgcgcggattgcccttcatttggggtggttttaagttttgcccttcgaaCTGGTGGTCTTTAAGGTTTGCCCTTTGCTAGGGACCCCTTGGTCACGGGTTCAAACCCCCGCTcaatgaaaatttaaatttttttcgtaAGGCAGAATTTTTGTCTTAAGGCAGAACTAGCATGGTGCAAATTCTgcccatttttgcaaattttgccttaaaacaaaaatgGGCAGATTCTGCCCTCAGGTAGAATTTGCAGGGATTCTGCCCTTTCTGTCTTAAGGC is a window of Lycium ferocissimum isolate CSIRO_LF1 chromosome 12, AGI_CSIRO_Lferr_CH_V1, whole genome shotgun sequence DNA encoding:
- the LOC132039545 gene encoding uncharacterized protein LOC132039545; its protein translation is MEQNLPVIAKKFWNIVRVAFLMLRKSISKRKQLMLDLNLIMKRGKIASKAAIQNLMFHHMTHQWSSTNRRDKNLPFSPPHNNQYEFSCSDTPNNYQLPSFNFNKRNKNNNHFFVGNHEDDVVVVNAAVMKALEMIQSETTSPNPNYLPGFGRTPMVRQLRVTDSPFPINVEQDSRVDEAAEAFISKFYRNLRWQASPCA